In Mugil cephalus isolate CIBA_MC_2020 chromosome 20, CIBA_Mcephalus_1.1, whole genome shotgun sequence, the following are encoded in one genomic region:
- the gpatch8 gene encoding G patch domain-containing protein 8 isoform X3, protein MGMGRMEMELDYAEDATEKRRVLEVEKEDTEELRQKYKDQVEKEKAIAKALEDLRANFYCELCDKQYTKHQEFDNHINSYDHAHKQRLKELKQREFARNVSSRSRKGGKKQEKMLRRLHELAEQRKQQDRTPGSGPMFKTTTVAVDGEKSEDGDSVTPENPVLIDSVLEGSVAEKTGQASPKPSPTISFSLGKTTTTTSSSPTPCGASKVSVSFSFAKKAPVKLETAAAVFADHGEEAMEDEESQDGEGSGGQEETGGCGTDSPKAVSVGADVGEVGGAAGTEETQQPDDGASLASTLNKLKMMMRKDEGYAGQEPQYYHYVPPAHCRVKPHFQFLLFMKASEQSQSKDEEDEEDAQEEKREEKKPDEGSEQMESNVAEDKAEKEPDHVTVAADPEPNPPSPKVKTEEEAASCAVDPDSTVPTSPTKKPESTQDTVDSDTGPKIPTGPFFPVLSKDESTTLQWPSELLEFTKAQPSLSYSCNPLYFDFKLSRNKGVRGGKAAKSPKPGEESDDKGQEVATSTADIETDSKPGTSTDKDNQVTKAEAGQTEGDELKPTAGSSSAKKKKKKKKHKKSSKHSKRKGKDKGAAEDAAGEAEAAQEKPKKKKKHKRKKSKNKAPDQEEAAGDEKDKAKPKSDDKASPAQPTSGGANAGTEPGKRKRAAKEVPSKSGAEEGGTGKSSDKVGSSEEHSSTKRQKTDSSASQSASCSTSAQKSPGPGRPPSSESEEEGGSNTQRSRHHRSSPREQRRHHSEESGRSCSRSSRRGERRGSSRRHHRGQASRSRSYSSSSERSSAGSSAYSHRSRSYSDSYSDYSTEGRRRRRSKRSSDSEYERRGSRGRRRSRRHKYSSSSSEDSRSRSRSYSRRKRHRRHNRSSSRSSSSWSRSTSARSWRRSYSRSHSSGSRSSSSNKASPHRRVPRGRGDSDTHRRDFNRSRIYRSQSPRSSSSRGLNRNTHSSSSLTLRQGGSRDAGEQKNTLTARQLLEKVQSKKSSDDSTTGTKSGIKIKDPPQGYFGPKLPPTLGNKAMLPLFGKLQAGKKPVIPLTRPDVGEKSGAGKSSDAEAEVILVEPIREFPPPPPPPAPPAQKVEEAPQSTVTPEETQLPATEDQAHQEPRPLFEQEPSMMMPQYQGEAGLDPSQNPMMESLLPEMQQQTQMHAYPAYPPPNLEEDGMEAEDDGLAPLESQPITFTPEEMEKYSKLQQAAQQHIQQQLLAKQVKTFPSAAAAAAAAAAAANLAPAPPPPALQQIHIQQPAVSVASGTSITTVQHAILQHHAATAAAMGIHPAHPHHPHHAHAQLAQVHHIPQHHLTPISLSPLGHSLGHSLGHSLGHAGLIPAHPTAFLSGQPIHIIPASALHHTPLALHHVPHTALYPTLFTPRPSQAAAAAALQLHPLLHPIFSGQDLQHPPNHGS, encoded by the exons ATGGGGATGGGACGGATGGAGATGGAG CTGGACTATGCAGAGGATGccacagagaagaggagagtgcTCGAAGTGGAGAAAGAGGATACAGAAGAACTGCGGCAAAAATACAAG GACCAGGTGGAAAAGGAGAAAGCCATTGCAAAGGCTCTGGAAGACTTGAGAGCCAACTTCTACTGTGAGCTTTGCGACAAACAGTACACCAAACACCAGGAGTTTGACAACCACATCAACTCTTACGACCACGCTCACAAGCAG AGACTCAAAGAGCTGAAGCAGAGAGAGTTTGCTCGTAATGTGTCGTCCCGCTCCCGGAAAGGTGGAAAGAAGCAAGAAAAGATGCTGCGGCGATTGCACGAGCTGGCTGAGCAGAGGAAACAACAAGACCG aaCCCCCGGAAGCGGACCCATGTTCAAAACAACCACAGTAGCTGTGGATGGAGAGAAATCGGAAGACGGTGACAGTGTGACGCCTGAGAATCCTGTTCTGATAGACAGCGTTTTGGAAGGATCAGTGGCTGAAAAAACTGGTCAGGCATCACCAAAGCCCAGCCCGACTATAAGCTTCTCTCTAGGGaagaccaccaccaccacctcctcctccccaacTCCCTGCGGGGCGTCCAAAGTCAGCGTATCCTTCTCTTTTGCCAAGAAAGCCCCGGTAAAGCTGGAGACGGCAGCTGCCGTGTTCGCTGATCACGGTGAGGAGGCtatggaggatgaggagagccAGGACGGAGAAGGGTCCGGAGGACAAGAGGAGACAGGTGGCTGTGGCACAGACAGCCCGAAGGCAGTGTCTGTAGGAGCGGATGTAGGAGAGGTAGGTGGCGCAGCGGGGACGGAAGAGACGCAGCAGCCCGATGACGGAGCCTCCCTCGCCTCTACTCTGAACAaactgaagatgatgatgagaaaagACGAAGGATATGCCGGACAGGAGCCTCAGTATTACCACTACGTACCACCAGCCCACTGTCGGGTGAAGCCTCACTTCCAGTTCCTGCTGTTCATGAAGGCTTCTGAACAGAGTCAGAGCAAAGacgaggaagatgaggaggatgcgcaagaggagaaaagggaagaaaaaaagcctGATGAAGGTTCTGAACAGATGGAGTCCAATGTTGCAGAGGATAAGGCTGAAAAAGAACCAGATCATGTCACTGTAGCTGCTGACCCAGAGCCAAATCCTCCATCACCTAAAGTgaagacagaagaggaagcTGCTTCATGTGCAGTTGACCCAGATTCCACTGTACCCACTTCACCCACTAAAAAACCAGAGAGCACACAGGACACTGTGGATTCAGACACTGGTCCTAAAATACCCACTGGGCCCTTCTTCCCAGTCCTGAGCAAAGATGAGAGCACTACCCTGCAGTGGCCCTCTGAGCTCCTTGAATTTACAAAAGCTCAGCCTTCTCTGTCTTACAGCTGTAATCCCCTCTACTTTGACTTCAAGCTGTCCCGTAACAAAGGAGTTCGCGGTGGGAAAGCTGCAAAGTCCCCTAAGCCTGGGGAAGAGTCTGATGACAAGGGACAAGAAGTAGCTACTTCAACAGCTGATATCGAGACAGACTCTAAACCTGGAACTAGCACTGATAAAGATAATCAAGTGACAAAGGCAGAAGCTGGCCAGACAGAAGGCGATGAGCTCAAACCCACAGCTGGCAGTAgtagtgcaaagaaaaaaaagaaaaagaagaaacacaagaagtcTTCAAAGCACTCAAAACGCAAAGGAAAAGATAAAGGAGCGGCAGAAGATGCAGCAGGAGAGGCTGAGGCTGCACAAGAAAAgcccaaaaagaagaaaaaacacaaacggaAGAAGAGTAAAAATAAGGCACCTGATCAGGAAGAAGCAGCAGGGGACGAAAAGGATAAAGCTAAACCAAAGTCAGATGACAAAGCCTCGCCTGCTCAGCCGACGTCTGGCGGGGCGAACGCGGGAACTGAACCGGGGAAAAGGAAACGCGCTGCGAAGGAAGTGCCTTCCAAGTCTGgagcagaagaaggagggaCTGGAAAAAGTAGCGACAAGGTCGGCTCCTCAGAAGAGCACAGCAGCACCAAGAGGCAAAAGACCGACTCCAGCGCATCTCAAAGTGCCTCTTGCTCCACCTCGGCCCAAAAGAGCCCCGGTCCCGGTCGACCTCCCAGCAGCGAGAGCGAAGAGGAGGGGGGCTCCAACACCCAGCGCTCACGTCATCACAGGTCAAGCCCGCGGGAACAGCGCCGCCACCACAGCGAGGAATCCGGCCGTTCCTGCAGCCGCTCATCGAGGCGGGGGGAAAGGCGGGGCAGCAGTCGCCGGCACCACCGCGGCCAGGCCTCCCGGAGTCGTTCGTACTCCAGCAGCTCCGAGCGCTCCTCGGCGGGCAGCAGCGCCTACAGCCACCGCAGCCGCAGCTACTCGGACAGCTACAGCGACTACAGCACAGAAGGCCGCAGGCGAAGGCGCTCCAAGCGCTCGTCGGATTCGGAGTACGAGCGGAGGGGCAGCCGAGGACGTAGACGTTCCAGGAGGCACAagtactcctcctcctcttcggaGGACTCCCGGTCACGTTCACGCAGCTACAGCCGCAGGAAGAGGCACCGGAGGCACAACCGCAGCAGCTCCAGAAGCTCCAGCAGCTGGAGCCGCAGCACGAGCGCGAGGTCCTGGAGGCGGAGCTACAGTCGGAGCCACAGCTCCGGCAGCCGCTCGTCCAGTTCGAACAAAGCCTCCCCTCACAGAAGGGTCCCCAGGGGCCGAGGGGACAGCGACACGCATCGCAGAGACTTCAACCGCTCTCGCATCTACCGGTCTCAGTCTCCGCGTTCGTCTTCATCACGAGGCCTTAACCGCAACACGCATTCATCCAGTTCACTGACTCTGAGGCAAGGGGGGTCTCGAGATGCGGGGGAACAGAAAAACACCCTCACCGCCCGCCAGCTGCTGGAAAAGGTTCAGTCTAAAAAAAGCTCTGATGATTCTACCACAGGAACAAAATCTGGCATTAAGATTAAAGACCCGCCACAGGGCTATTTTGGTCCGAAGTTACCCCCGACTCTGGGAAACAAAGCCATGCTGCCTCTTTTTGGTAAACTGCAGGCGGGGAAGAAACCGGTGATTCCCTTAACCAGACCCGACGTGGGTGAGAAATCGGGAGCGGGGAAGAGCTCTGACGCTGAGGCAGAGGTTATCCTGGTAGAGCCCATCAGGGAGtttcctcctccgccgccgcctccgGCACCACCCGCCCAGAAAGTGGAGGAGGCCCCACAGAGCACAGTGACGCCGGAAGAGACGCAGCTCCCTGCCACAGAAGACCAGGCGCACCAGGAACCCCGGCCACTGTTTGAACAGGAGCCTTCCATGATGATGCCCCAGTACCAAGGAGAAGCTGGACTGGACCCGTCCCAGAACCCCATGATGGAGTCGCTCTTGCCTGAAATGCAGCAACAGACCCAAATGCACGCCTACCCCGCCTACCCGCCCCCtaacctggaggaggacggcATGGAGGCGGAAGACGACGGATTGGCACCGCTGGAGAGTCAGCCCATTACGTTCACACCCGAGGAGATGGAGAAATACAGCAAGCTGCAACAGGCTGCACAGCAGCAcattcagcagcagctcttGGCCAAGCAGGTGAAGACGTTTCCCTCGGCGGCCGCCGCCGCAGCCGCAGCCGCCGCGGCCGCCAACTTGGCCCCGGCCCCCCCTCCGCCAGCCCTGCAGCAGATCCACATCCAGCAGCCGGCTGTGTCGGTAGCTTCCGGCACGTCGATCACAACGGTGCAACACGCCATCCTACAGCACCACGCAGCCACCGCTGCGGCAATGGGGATCCACCCAGCGCACCCTCACCACCCACACCACGCACACGCCCAGTTGGCCCAGGTACACCACATTCCCCAGCACCACCTCACCCCCATTTCCCTGTCTCCCTTGGGCCACTCACTCGGGCATTCTCTGGGACACTCACTGGGACACGCCGGGCTGATTCCCGCCCACCCGACAGCCTTCCTCTCCGGTCAGCCCATACATATTATTCCCGCGTCCGCACTTCACCACACCCCGCTGGCTCTCCACCACGTCCCGCACACGGCCCTCTACCCCACGCTCTTCACACCCCGGCCTTCTCAGGCTGCCGCAGCGGCAGCTCTCCAGCTCCACCCGCTCCTACACCCAATCTTCTCAGGGCAGGACCTCCAGCACCCACCCAACCACGGCTCTTGA